CCTTCCGAAGCCGAGCTGACCAGCCCGATCTCCGCGAGCAGGCCGGGAAGGTAGACGGGGTCGGCGAACTCGACGGCCATCTCGGCTACATCGGCGGGGGCCGCGTGGTCCTTGAATACGCGGTCGAACGCGGCCTCCGCGGCGGCTGCCTCGTCGGCGTCGTGGTACAGCGCGACGATCTCGCGCGCGAGGCGGCGCTTGGCGGCGTTGGGATGCGCGGAGCCGTCGGCCAGCGCGGCCTCGATCGCCTCCACCTCGGCGACCGCCAGCGACGTGCAGAGGCGGTAGTACTTCGGCATGAGCGAGTCGGGGATCGACATGACCTTGCCGAACATGTCGGCCGGCCCATCCGTGAGCCCGACGTAGTTGCCGTAGCTCTTGCTCATCTTCTGGACGCCGTCGGTGCCCTCGAGCAGCGGGAGCGTCAGGCAGACCTGCGGCTCCATCCTTTGCTTCTCCATGAGCTCGCGCCCCGCGAGCAGGTTGAACAGCTGGTCGGTCCCGCCGAGCTCGACATCGGCCGAGATCGCCACGGAGTCGTACGCCTGCGCGACCGGGTAGAGGAACTCGTGCAGCGAGATGGACTGCTGCGCTGCGTAGCGCTTGGCGAAGTCGTCGCGCTCGAGGATGCGCGCGACCGTGAACTGGCTGGTGAGCCGCAGCAGGTCCGCGAAGCCGAGCGGCGCGAGCCACTCGGAGTTGCGGCGCATCTCC
The genomic region above belongs to Actinomycetota bacterium and contains:
- a CDS encoding tyrosine--tRNA ligase, which translates into the protein MLPASEQLHILESGAAGIVPRDAFVTKLESGRPLRAKLGVDPTAPDLHLGHAVPLRKLRQFQDLGHTVVLIIGDFTALIGDPSGRSTTRPALTPEQVEANAATYIDQAFRILDPDRTEMRRNSEWLAPLGFADLLRLTSQFTVARILERDDFAKRYAAQQSISLHEFLYPVAQAYDSVAISADVELGGTDQLFNLLAGRELMEKQRMEPQVCLTLPLLEGTDGVQKMSKSYGNYVGLTDGPADMFGKVMSIPDSLMPKYYRLCTSLAVAEVEAIEAALADGSAHPNAAKRRLAREIVALYHDADEAAAAEAAFDRVFKDHAAPADVAEMAVEFADPVYLPGLLAEIGLVSSASEGRRQIDAGAVKADGEPFAADVYEVARASVEGRVIQVGKRRFARPVSR